A segment of the Candidatus Zixiibacteriota bacterium genome:
TCAGCCACCGATATCTGTCCGGCTACCCGTTGACGTCTATGAGCGAAAACAAGGCGGTGGGTGTGCGTACAGAAAGCCTGTTCGGAGCGGCCTATTTGTTCGGATTCCACCTCTGGTACATGGTGCCAGAGCAGGCGCGAGAATTGATCGACTATATCATGCAGCGGATCCCTACGGATATCAACGCGCCACCCGAGGAACTTCCCGCCTCGATGCATCTTGAACAGAATTACCCGAACCCGTTCAATGCAACGACCTCGATCAGGTTCGAACTCGGTAAGACCGACGATGTTTCTCTCGAGTTGTTTAATATCCTTGGGCAGCGCATTCGGGTGCTATGTCATGAGAGGCGGCCGGCCGGCTCTCATCAAATCGAGTGGGACGGCCTTACCGACCAGGGGACGCCGGCAGCTTCGGGCGTATATCTGTACCGGCTCAAATCCGGCGACAGGGCAATAGCACGGAAGATGCTTCTGTTGAAATGAACTTTTCGATCCGAAGCTCAGCTAAGGGCATGCGGTCAACATTCCCTGCACAAACAGGAAATCCACGAGTTGTTGCAGGTCGGAGATATCCACCGAACCGACGCCGTCGACATTATTCTCATCCGGACAGTAGGACAGGGACTGGCCTTGAAAGAGGAACTCGACGATTGCGGTGAGGTCGGAGATATCGACAATGTCCTGAAAGTCGCCGTCCGTATTGCCGCGCGTGCCGGTGCAGCAGGGCACTTCGGTCCACCCGGAGAGGCGAGCCAATAGCCACCAGAACGCCTTCCCTTTCTGATAGCAATTGAAACAGTGCGAGTGTGCACAACCGGCGCAATCCGGGCAGGCGTTGGTGGCGCACCAATCCGCGCACCACGCGCAGGCGTCAGACTCATACGGATAATAGGTGCCATCTGGTGAATAGCTTTCGATATCGGCGAAGTCGAACAGCACCTTGCCGTTCTGAAGGCAGTAATTCCTGATCTGGTTGTTGCGAACGTACAGGTTGCCGGCAGGCCCACCGCCATCAAGGTGTCCTGTCATGTAGACGAATACAACGCCCGGATATTCCTGTTCCAGGCCGTCCATGGCGTCCAAATAGGCGGCGGTTCCGGCCGAATCATTGTCTGACTGACCTCCGCACCAGGACCACATCACCACATTGATGGTATTTCCTGGTTGATCGAGACGTTGCCGGGTGATTGGCACCCAGGAGGTGTCTCCCATTGTCCCTAAGTCATCCCCGTACTCAAAGACAGTCAGAGTTCCGGTTCCCGCGTTGAACGCATACAGCGTGTCCTCGGCGAGCAACATCTGCATGCCGGTCAGGATCTGGCTTCCGTGCGACGTGTGGCCATAGAACAGAGTGAAGCTGCTTCGGGCGGTTCGGATCACGTCCGGCGGGATGGCGACGAATCGCTGCGAGGCCAGATGATCGGCGGTCAACGGCTCTGACCGTGCTATCGGTGCTACCAGCAGGAATGTCAACAATGTGATGGCCATAAGTTTGAAGACTGAATCACGGGTGCGGGGCATGTTCGACTCCTATCATTGTGAGGCGTGTAGGCGCAATATATACCATGCACTCTACGTTCTGTCAATCGATTTGGGTCGATCCGAAAAGCGTTCGCCGAGGGCCCGAATTATGCTGTTTCGCGCGGGTGGTCTTTTGAGTAGATTCTGCGCGAGAACAGAACTATGGACATCATCGGAAAACTCGCATCGCTTGTTCCACATGACCGGATCTCCACCCACTCGGACCACCTTGCTGTCGCCTCTCACGATGAGTCATCATTGGCACCGGTAACACCGCGCGCGGTTGTCTGGTCTATGAATGCGGCTGAGGTTTCGGCAATAATTCGTGCCTGCATCGAAGACAACACCCCCATTACCACGCGTGGCGCGGGTTCGGCATTGGAGGGGTCGACCATTCCGCTGGCGGAGGGAATTGTGCTCGATCTCAGCCGGATGACAAACGTGCTCAATATCTGGCCGGAGGATTTGCAGTGCGAGGTCGAGCCGGGTGTAATCTACGACCATCTGAACAATCGGCTAAAGCGTGACGGGCTCTTCTTCCCTCCGTCCCCCGGCGGCTCCGGGGATATTGCGACGGTCGGCGGGATGGTAGCTACTAATGCGAGCGGCATTTACTCGGTGAAATACGGCGGCACGCGCGAATATATTCTGGCGCTCGAAATTGTGACGGGTACCGGTGAGATACTGCGCCTTGGCAACCGCGCCGTCAAACGATCAAGCGGGTACAATCTGGTTGAACTGATCGCCGGATCTGAGGGGACATTGGCAGTCATTACCGCCATCACGATGAAACTGTCCGGTATCCCTGAGGACCGCCTGCAAACGGCGTTTCGATTTGACACCGAAGTGGCCGCCGCAAGGGCTGTCTCAGAAATGCGACGGTACGGGCTGGACCTGGCCGCCGTCGAATTCTTGGACCGTCGTCTGCTAACCGCGCTCAACAAGCTCAAGGGGTACAACTTGGCGGAAGTCCCCTGTTTATTTCTTGAGTTTCACGGACCCAGACCTGTCCTTGATTCCAACAGTGAGGCGGCCGAGAACATCTGTTCAGAATTAGGCGGTACGCATCTCGTCCTTGCCGAAGGTCACCGTCCGTGGGAGATCCGCCACTGGGCCACTGATGCCATTAAGCACTGGAAACCCGGCTACAGCATCATTCGGAATGACATCGCCTTTCCTATCTCCAAACTGCCGGAAATGGTCGACTATTGCCACCAGTTGGGGGACGAAAACGGGATTGAGATATTCACATTCGGTCATGTCGGACTGGGTCTTTTGCATGCTCTAATGGTAGCAGACAAGACGGACACTGTCATGTGGCAACGTGCAATGGATATTAACAAGAGCATCATTGAAAAGACCATTGGCGTCGGTGGCACGATCTCCGGCGAGCACGGCATCGGACTTGGCCACAAGGATCAGTTCGAACTTGAGCATGGCCGTTCGGTCGAGTTAATGCGTGCCATCAAACGCCAATTCGACCCGCACAACATTCTTAACCCGGGCAAGATATTCGACGTCTGACGTTGCGCGTCAAACTATCTGACAAATCAGATTCATTTCCTCCAGACAACGTTTCGGCCACACTGTTAGCTCGGTCCATAATCCTCGTCGAACCCCCACTAAGAGGCTATCAGGGAGCATGTTTGTCTACCTTATTATCCATAACCAATTGTGCAACAAAATCTTTTGCCAGTCACCAATAAGGCATACGTGTCAGTACGTATTGAGGTATTTAACCTCATAAAACACAACGACTTTTGTCTCAGGAATGAGTTTTTCTGCCGATATAGAGGTAGTGAGAAATGACACTATCATGACAAAAATATAGAGGTATAGAATGGGACAAAGACAACTATGGGCAGCGCTTACGATCGGCTGGCTCATTGTTTTCCTGGCTACCCCGGCCTCAGTGCTGCGGGCGGCGTCGCTTTCGGAGGGACCCGACGATGCCACCTGCCTGGGTTGCCATGATGGCTACGACAAATCGCTCGACAGCACACCGCATCGCCTCAGTTCCCAGATTAAGAATCCGTCTGCAGCGGTTGCGTGTGTGAGTTGCCACGCCGGGGGCGCCGTTCATGCCGAAGACCCGAGCGCGGCCAATATCTCCAATCCTTCCCGCCTTGTCGGGCATGACGCGGTCAAGGCATGCGCAAGCTGCCATCAAGCACATCGCGAACTCGACAACTACGGGTTCGACGCTCACGCCGTTCAGGAGACCAATTGCGCGTCGTGCCACAAAGTGCACAACGCCGCTGCAATGTCGTCACTGCGAGACAATGATGCAGCATTTTGTGGATCGTGTCATACGGAATCGGCCACCATGTTGTCCCGCCGGTCCAACCATCCGGTTCGCCAAGGCGCGATGTCCTGCCTCAGTTGCCACCAGTTTGCGAAGCGGTCAGATCGCAACCAGGCGTATGACTTGAACCGGGTCTGTCAAGACTGCCATCCTGAACAATCAGGGCCGTTTCCGAATGAACATGCCGTGGCGACATCGTACTCGGTAGAGGGGGGCGGCTGCGTTGAATGTCATAACCCACACGGCAGCGAAAATGACCACCTGCTCAAGCAGTCCGGCAACCGGCTCTGCCAACAGTGTCATGTGGTGCCGGGGCACCAGACCGCCCACAGCGGCGCGTACGCCAACTATGACTGCGTGGTCTGTCACACCGACACCCATGGGTCGTTCCAGGACTGGCGGTTTCTTGATCGCGATCTGGGCGCAAAACTCGGCGATGGCAGTTGCTACTGCCACAGCCTGAATTGAGAGGACGGCACACTATGAAAAAGCTGATCAACAGAGCGATTCTTCAAGTGCTGACCGTGCTCTCCGTGGCGGGGACCGCCCAGTCGGCAGGTCAGGGATCCGGCAACGTGACGCTGGGGTACACCTTCTTCGATGAGGAAGGGAGTCTGGCGGTCAACCAGGAGACCTACAACACTTATGAAGGGTTCGGCCTGTCGTTGAACCAATGGCGCTACGCGTTCGACAACGGCATGAACCTCAGCGCCCATCTGAACAACATCACGCTCAACAACCGCCGGCTGCGGGCCATGCTTTCCAAGCCCGGTCTGTTTAGCATTGCGGTGCAGAACAATCAGTACCGGCGTGTGTACGATTTCGACGGCAACCGGTTTACGCGTCGTCGCACGACAGGTGCCCAGGCAACATTCCAACCGCATAAAGCTGTGAAGCTGTTCGGCGGTTTTGGCCTGACCGAAAAGTTCGGCAACAACTTCGCCGTGAACGCACCAATTGCCGATACTGTTGTCTCACAGACCGATTACAGTCACTCCAGCTTCAACGTTGGAGCGCAAGGATCGATCCGGCAGGGGTATCTTCGCGCCGAATATCGTCACTTCGCGTTCGACGACAAGACAACAGCCAATTCTGATCGGAATGCCGATAACTTCGTGCTTACGGCTTCAGCCAATCTCCCCCGCTATGATTGGGTCATCGTGTCAGCGGGATATATCTACCGGGTCGACAAGGTCGACGCCTCGACCGTGGAGCTGAAAACGAATCAGGGCTGGGGCGGATTCAAGCTGTACTTACCGAAGCAGGTCGTGGCGGATTATCGCCTGTTGTACGCGGTTAGCGACCATGTGGAGCCAAAACTCACCACCGACAACACTGTTCACACAGTATCGCTTGGCAAGAACTGGCCGCGCTATGGCGGGCTGAGAGTCGGGTATGAGTATCGCCTCAGCGACAATTTCACCAGCAAGACATCGTCCAACGGCTTTCTGGCCAACGGCTGGCTGCGCCCGACCGATCGGCTCAACTTCAATGCTCAGGTAGCAGCTCGTAGCAAGACAGTCAAAGAAGGTGCCACGCTCTTGGGTGATGAGGATATCACGCGTCATCTGGTGAAGGCTGCGTATCGTGACACGCTGTGGGGATCGATCTCAGCGCAGTGGCAGGGACGGGCGCGCAGCAATGACGATATCAACACTAAAGTCGACTATAACACGCTGACGACTTCTCTGACGCTTCAGCGCAAGGAGTACGGTGCGCTGACTTTCATCTACAGCTATTACACCGGAACGTTCGAGAACAGAAGCGACAATGTCGATTACGAGTTTGGTGACCATGTGATTTCCGGAACCGTGTACCCAAGGGGGTATCGCAACTTCACGGGCGACTTCGGTGCCACCTATTATCGCAGCAAGAAGGACAATGATGTTGAAAAGTTCAATCTGAATTTTGGCCTCACATATTCGTTCATGAACGATCATCACCTGGTAGTCAGGTACAACGTGTTCAACTACGATGACTACCTGCTTCGTGATGCCTATTACACCGCGAACATTGTTGAAGTGAATCTTATAAAGGACTTTACGTTTTAAGGAGAGTACTATGAAGTACGGGAAAGTGATCCTCGTCGTCCTTGCCTTGGCGCTGATCGCAGTCTGGGGCTGCGAGCGCAAGGTGGTGAATGAGTACACGAACACGACCGATGCAGCCGGGTGCGTCAATAGTTGCCATAACGACTCTGATGGCGCTCTTCAGCAGGCCGAAGGTGAGTGGCAGAATTCTATCCACGCTTCCGGCAACAACATTGACTATACCAACCGAGGCGGTGGTTCCGATTGCACCAAGTGCCATGATCACCAGGGATTTCTCGATTTTCTGGCGACCGGGACAGTATCCGCCCCTTATTCTAAGGTTAGCGCTATCGGCTGTTTCACCTGCCATGCTCCACACAGTACTTTTACGCTGGAGTTACGCACGGTCGCCCCATACACAATGCCGGCTGGAAACGTATTTGATCACGGCAATGGCAATCTTTGTGTGAACTGTCACCATGTTCGCGACAAAGCTTCTACTATCGTCGCTGCCACCGACAGCTTCACGATTGATACTCGCTGGGGACCGCATCACGGGGCACAGGGTGAAATGGTCAGCGGCACGGGCGGCTATTTATTCGCCGGATATACATACGACAGTGATCCACATGCCAGTGTGGTGCGCGAAGCCTGCGCTGGCTGCCATATGGGGAATGTGCAGACTCATGATGGATATGATGTCGGCGGACACAGTTTCAACATGCGCGCACTCGAAGATTCGACTATCACTATGGTGAAATATTGCTCCAGCGATTCGATCGGCTGCCACGTAACCAAGTGGACGAATTTCGATATGCTTGAAGACTCAGTCGACTATGACGGAGACGGCGAGTTGGAGGGGTGCCAGTCTGAAACTCATGGCATGCTTGATTCACTTGAGGCATTGCTCATTTCCCGCGGCCTTCTTACGTTACAGCAGGGTTCCTATTTGCCAGCTAAGCAAAAGAAGGTCCTTAAGGATGAAGCTGGAGCGGTCTACAACTTCCTTTTGATCGAAGAAGATCGTTCCTTCGGTGTGCACAATTTCGCGTACATGGCCGGGCTTCTGCAATCGTCAATCGAGTATATAGAAAGCACGATGCCGACCTCCAGCAGACCCGATGAGAATCAACTCTATTCATCTCACTGAATCGACCTGAGGAGCAGATAAACTCAATAGCCCCTGCCGCGCGGCGGGGGCTATTTTCATTTTGATCGGCAGAGTATGCCGGAGACCGGACTCGAACCGGTACGCCCCTTAACGGAGCAAGGGATTTTAAGTCCCTGGTGTCTACCAATTTCACCACTCCGGCAATCTTTTCAGGATAATGACTTACGGGCTTTTGCGCCACAGTCTTTTCTGCCTCTGTGACCAATTTGTGACCGGTTGAGAAATCCAACGCCCCAATAGCCTTCCGGCGGTGGCTCGGCGACAGGTGCGCGTAGCGCAACGTCATCGTGATCGTCTTGTGCCCCAACAATTCCTTTACGGTCAGGAGGTCCACGCCCGCCATGACGAGGTGCGAGGCGAAGGTATGGCGCAAATCGTGAAAAGAAAAGTCCTCTAATTTGGCGCGGCGAATCGCGTTGTAGAACGCCGTCTGCATGCTCGTCACCGTCGAGCCGTCCTGCCGCGTGAAGACCTTTCCCGCGGTCGCCGGTAATTCTTGGAGAGCGGCCACGACTGCGTCGGCCATGGGAATTTCCCGCGCCTGTCCATTCTTGGAGTGACGAACGTGGATGATGCGATTCGCTAAGTCGACGTCGTTCCACGCGAGATTGAGGATTTCACTCTTCCGCATGCCGGTGTACAGCGCCACGATCAAAATGGGGCGCAAGTGCAGCGCGGCGGCGGCGAAGAGCCGCCCGATTTCTTCGTGCGTCAGGAAGCGCACGCGGCCCGGCGGTTCGCGGAACAAACGGACCTTCTTGACCGGATTGGCGTCGGCGAATTCCCACGCGACGGCCTTCGAGAACGCGTGCTTCAGGCACGCCAACTCCTTATTCACGCTCGCCGGACCAACCTCCTTGCGGCGGTCAGCCTTGAACTGTTCAATTGTGTGCGGCGTGATGTCCACCAGCCGTTTGCCGCCGAACCACCGCGCCAAGACGACCATGCACCGGTGATCCCGCTCCGCGGACAGCTTGTTCGTGTCGGCGAACTTCAGGTACTCCGCGGCCAAGGTCTCGAACGTGGTCTCCTTCTTCTGCTTCACGTCGAAGAAACGCCCCTCGGCGATCTGCACCTGGCGCTTGGCGAGCGCCCGTTCGGCGACCTTCCGGTTGGAACCAATGGCTTCCCGGTGACGCCTGCCGCCCGCGTAGTAGTCGATGTACCAGGTATCGCCGCGTTTCGTTATAGCCATACTATTGCTTTCACCTCTCTATATGTAATGCGCGACCGCGCCGACGGGCAATGGAAATCCGTCGACGCGGCCACGGTTCTACAGGTTACTCCGGCTGCACCTTGTTCTTCTCAATCCACGCCAGCACGTCCTTCTTGTCGAAGCACA
Coding sequences within it:
- a CDS encoding FAD-binding oxidoreductase produces the protein MDIIGKLASLVPHDRISTHSDHLAVASHDESSLAPVTPRAVVWSMNAAEVSAIIRACIEDNTPITTRGAGSALEGSTIPLAEGIVLDLSRMTNVLNIWPEDLQCEVEPGVIYDHLNNRLKRDGLFFPPSPGGSGDIATVGGMVATNASGIYSVKYGGTREYILALEIVTGTGEILRLGNRAVKRSSGYNLVELIAGSEGTLAVITAITMKLSGIPEDRLQTAFRFDTEVAAARAVSEMRRYGLDLAAVEFLDRRLLTALNKLKGYNLAEVPCLFLEFHGPRPVLDSNSEAAENICSELGGTHLVLAEGHRPWEIRHWATDAIKHWKPGYSIIRNDIAFPISKLPEMVDYCHQLGDENGIEIFTFGHVGLGLLHALMVADKTDTVMWQRAMDINKSIIEKTIGVGGTISGEHGIGLGHKDQFELEHGRSVELMRAIKRQFDPHNILNPGKIFDV
- a CDS encoding cytochrome c3 family protein, producing the protein MGQRQLWAALTIGWLIVFLATPASVLRAASLSEGPDDATCLGCHDGYDKSLDSTPHRLSSQIKNPSAAVACVSCHAGGAVHAEDPSAANISNPSRLVGHDAVKACASCHQAHRELDNYGFDAHAVQETNCASCHKVHNAAAMSSLRDNDAAFCGSCHTESATMLSRRSNHPVRQGAMSCLSCHQFAKRSDRNQAYDLNRVCQDCHPEQSGPFPNEHAVATSYSVEGGGCVECHNPHGSENDHLLKQSGNRLCQQCHVVPGHQTAHSGAYANYDCVVCHTDTHGSFQDWRFLDRDLGAKLGDGSCYCHSLN